In Desulfosediminicola ganghwensis, a single window of DNA contains:
- a CDS encoding cyclic nucleotide-binding domain-containing protein, with amino-acid sequence MSSFESDHSEESSGIEKEVVILMTDMVGYSHLTAHMRPNGIRDFIVDYHRTIQEIVAAEDEMVRVEPLAGDGALIIYEKRADELESALCTRATVTALRLADAVDSGLLPPTRVGLHFGEIIEAKLNGRSVKFGASFAIAARLEELCDYFGSPLLMDQNVALRYQGYNGCEEEFVSVGRVMLDSFAEPLQIYTVYKPGLHNIPKEVDRGLFRNFIALKEEAMRYFCGEATAGLAPDFPRAVELLTEAQNLYMQMSGSTDRSTERILEYIRETPAPDSDFLTSGMRLSKKGRESLGARLFHLSEELLKAMNQELYHALVVDTAWEKYFKLEWRKMGENIITINDSPDGVYFIDSGEVVTLNEHDEEITTLSAGTIFGEMAYFNKEKRRTATVRATTDVVIRRISSEDFEKIPVIVKIFERIAMARR; translated from the coding sequence TTGAGTTCTTTTGAAAGCGACCATAGTGAAGAAAGCTCTGGAATAGAAAAGGAAGTTGTCATTCTTATGACTGATATGGTGGGCTATTCACACCTTACTGCCCATATGCGGCCAAACGGCATTCGCGATTTTATTGTGGATTACCATCGCACGATCCAGGAGATTGTGGCTGCGGAAGATGAAATGGTCAGGGTGGAGCCACTGGCGGGGGATGGGGCACTGATCATTTATGAAAAACGTGCGGATGAACTTGAGTCGGCCCTCTGCACACGGGCAACCGTTACCGCGCTGCGTCTGGCCGATGCTGTAGACAGTGGTTTGTTACCGCCAACCAGAGTTGGTCTTCACTTTGGGGAGATAATAGAGGCGAAACTCAATGGCAGGTCGGTGAAATTCGGGGCAAGCTTTGCTATTGCTGCACGACTTGAGGAGTTGTGTGACTATTTTGGCTCTCCGTTGTTGATGGATCAGAATGTTGCTCTCAGGTATCAAGGTTATAACGGCTGCGAGGAAGAATTTGTGAGTGTTGGCAGGGTGATGCTGGATAGCTTCGCGGAACCGTTGCAGATATATACCGTCTATAAACCTGGCCTGCACAATATCCCGAAAGAAGTGGATAGAGGACTCTTCAGAAATTTCATAGCCCTTAAAGAGGAGGCCATGAGATATTTCTGTGGCGAGGCGACAGCCGGGCTGGCGCCGGATTTTCCCAGAGCAGTGGAATTATTGACTGAGGCTCAGAACCTCTACATGCAGATGAGTGGATCAACCGACAGGTCGACAGAACGAATTCTTGAATACATTCGGGAAACACCAGCACCGGATAGCGATTTTTTAACAAGCGGCATGAGGCTGAGTAAAAAGGGCAGGGAATCACTTGGCGCCAGGTTGTTTCACCTCTCAGAAGAGTTGTTGAAGGCGATGAATCAGGAATTATATCATGCGCTGGTGGTGGACACGGCATGGGAAAAATATTTTAAGCTGGAGTGGCGAAAGATGGGGGAAAACATCATCACCATTAATGACAGCCCCGATGGCGTCTATTTTATAGACAGCGGTGAAGTGGTGACTCTCAATGAACACGATGAAGAGATAACCACTCTCTCGGCTGGAACAATTTTTGGTGAGATGGCCTATTTCAATAAGGAAAAGAGAAGAACAGCAACAGTTCGTGCCACTACGGATGTGGTTATCAGAAGGATCTCCAGCGAAGACTTTGAGAAGATACCAGTGATTGTGAAGATCTTTGAGAGAATAGCCATGGCGCGGCGCTGA
- a CDS encoding DegQ family serine endoprotease codes for MSIRVRSLSYPILLLSMLFTIGLLMGHVTTATSAPIKDNGFVEVVKSAKLSVVHIKVEKSVQAMTDPRLEEMFNNPFFERFFGPQFRQGPNQPRKQKQQGLGSGFIISKDGYILTNNHVVADADKITVTMSDGREFKAELVGADPQSDVALIQIKDSGSLPTLPLGDSSKLEVGEWVIAIGNPFGLDQTVTVGVVSATGRSSVGINEYENFIQTDAAINPGNSGGPLLNINGEVVGINSALFSRTGGYMGIGFAIPIDMVKNIQAQLKTSGKVTRGWLGVVIQDVNENLAKSFGLEKAGGILVSEVQKDSPAEKAGIRRGDVILKLNGNRLSDTADLRNKVALLSPNTTAKLNVVRNGKNQQINVLIGERPTDPRVASSNQINKSNLEKFGLAFQDLTPELAERLGYQNVQGVVVSQVEPGSPAAMAGLRPGMLIEEVNRNLVSNVTELNKEIADSEDPERVLLRVRSGEISQYVVLIAE; via the coding sequence ATGTCAATACGGGTACGAAGTCTCTCATATCCTATTTTGCTGCTCAGTATGCTGTTTACGATAGGCCTGCTTATGGGGCATGTTACCACCGCAACCAGCGCACCAATAAAAGATAATGGCTTTGTGGAAGTAGTAAAAAGTGCCAAACTATCCGTTGTTCACATAAAAGTTGAAAAGAGTGTGCAGGCCATGACGGATCCCCGGCTCGAAGAAATGTTCAACAACCCGTTTTTTGAACGATTTTTCGGCCCTCAGTTCCGCCAGGGGCCAAATCAGCCTCGCAAACAGAAACAACAGGGACTTGGTTCCGGATTCATTATCAGTAAGGACGGGTATATCCTCACCAATAACCATGTTGTTGCCGATGCAGACAAAATCACAGTTACCATGTCTGATGGTCGCGAGTTTAAGGCAGAGTTGGTCGGTGCAGATCCCCAGTCGGATGTCGCCCTGATACAGATCAAGGATAGCGGCAGTCTCCCCACCCTGCCCCTTGGTGACTCCAGCAAACTCGAGGTCGGTGAGTGGGTCATCGCCATCGGTAACCCTTTCGGTCTTGACCAGACCGTCACCGTCGGCGTAGTCAGTGCCACCGGCCGCTCCAGTGTAGGCATTAACGAATACGAAAACTTTATCCAAACCGATGCAGCTATCAACCCCGGCAACTCCGGTGGCCCGCTCTTGAATATCAATGGCGAGGTGGTTGGCATTAACTCCGCACTCTTTTCCAGAACCGGCGGCTACATGGGTATCGGCTTTGCCATCCCTATTGATATGGTAAAGAATATTCAGGCACAGCTGAAAACCAGCGGTAAGGTCACCAGGGGCTGGCTCGGTGTCGTTATTCAGGATGTGAATGAGAATCTTGCCAAATCATTCGGCCTGGAAAAAGCCGGTGGCATCCTGGTCAGCGAAGTCCAGAAAGACTCTCCGGCTGAGAAAGCGGGAATCAGGCGCGGCGATGTAATTCTCAAACTGAACGGTAACAGGCTTTCAGATACAGCCGATCTGAGAAATAAAGTTGCCCTGCTCAGCCCGAATACCACAGCAAAGCTCAATGTGGTTCGCAACGGAAAGAATCAGCAAATTAACGTCCTCATCGGGGAGCGTCCGACTGACCCCAGGGTTGCCTCATCCAACCAGATCAATAAATCCAACCTTGAAAAGTTTGGACTGGCCTTTCAGGACCTTACTCCCGAACTTGCCGAACGGCTCGGCTACCAGAACGTACAAGGTGTAGTTGTCTCCCAGGTTGAACCCGGCAGCCCTGCCGCCATGGCCGGTCTGCGCCCTGGTATGCTGATTGAAGAGGTCAACAGAAACCTGGTGAGTAACGTTACAGAGCTGAACAAGGAAATAGCCGACTCCGAAGACCCCGAGCGGGTACTGTTGAGGGTTCGCAGTGGTGAAATCAGCCAATACGTCGTTCTCATCGCAGAATAA
- a CDS encoding class II 3-deoxy-7-phosphoheptulonate synthase: MTTNSDTWTKSSWKNYTALQQPNWPDQQEVDRVLQHLSILPPLVFAGEIRTLKQQLAKAVTGDAFVLQGGDCSENFSKVTAPTIRETLKVLLQMAVVLTYAGGKPVVKIGRIAGQFAKPRSADLEAIDGVELPSYRGDMVNRPDFTSEARIPDPNNMMMGYNMAASTLNLLRAFTRGGFGSLQRVHAWNQEFVAQSPMGRSYSRIAKQIDQAIKFMETIGIATDNPQINQTQLFTSHEALLLGYEEALTRVDSTTGDWYNCSAHMLWIGERTRQLDGAHVEFLRGVLNPIGIKLGPTHDIDNVKRMFEALNPDNEAGRITFITRFGVKNVEKSLPPLLREMKREGYNIVWSCDPMHANTYTAESGHKTRNFNDILSEITCFFETHWAEGTVPGGVHLEMTGENVTECTGGARNIVDEELHQNYLTTCDPRLNAEQSLEVAFQIADMIRS, translated from the coding sequence ATGACGACTAATTCAGACACCTGGACGAAATCCAGCTGGAAGAACTACACCGCTCTCCAGCAACCAAACTGGCCAGATCAGCAGGAAGTTGATCGTGTGCTTCAGCATCTTTCAATTTTACCGCCACTGGTTTTTGCCGGCGAAATTCGCACCCTGAAGCAACAACTCGCCAAAGCTGTTACGGGAGACGCATTTGTACTCCAGGGCGGCGACTGCTCTGAGAATTTTTCCAAAGTCACCGCGCCCACCATCAGGGAAACCCTGAAGGTCTTGTTGCAGATGGCTGTAGTTCTCACCTATGCCGGCGGCAAGCCTGTTGTCAAGATCGGCCGTATTGCCGGCCAGTTTGCCAAGCCCCGTTCTGCAGACCTCGAAGCCATTGATGGCGTTGAGCTGCCATCTTACCGCGGTGATATGGTCAACCGTCCCGATTTCACCTCTGAAGCCAGGATACCTGATCCCAACAATATGATGATGGGATACAATATGGCTGCCAGCACCCTCAACCTGCTTCGTGCCTTCACCCGCGGCGGTTTCGGTTCCCTGCAGCGCGTACATGCCTGGAACCAGGAGTTTGTAGCCCAATCCCCGATGGGACGTTCCTACAGCCGCATCGCAAAACAGATCGACCAGGCCATAAAGTTCATGGAAACGATCGGTATCGCCACCGACAACCCACAAATCAACCAGACTCAGCTCTTCACCTCCCACGAGGCGTTGTTGCTCGGTTATGAAGAAGCGTTGACCAGGGTGGATTCAACCACAGGTGACTGGTACAACTGTTCTGCTCACATGCTCTGGATTGGTGAACGAACCCGCCAGCTTGACGGTGCTCATGTGGAGTTCCTGCGGGGAGTTCTGAACCCGATTGGCATCAAACTCGGACCCACCCATGACATAGACAACGTCAAGAGGATGTTTGAGGCCCTCAACCCTGATAATGAGGCTGGCCGTATCACCTTCATCACTCGTTTTGGTGTCAAGAACGTGGAAAAATCTCTGCCACCACTCCTGAGAGAGATGAAGCGTGAAGGCTACAATATCGTCTGGAGTTGTGACCCGATGCACGCCAACACCTACACCGCAGAGAGCGGTCACAAGACTAGAAATTTCAACGACATACTGTCTGAGATCACCTGCTTCTTCGAGACCCACTGGGCAGAGGGAACTGTTCCTGGCGGTGTACACCTTGAGATGACCGGCGAGAACGTCACCGAATGTACCGGTGGTGCCAGAAACATTGTCGACGAGGAACTGCACCAGAATTACCTCACCACCTGCGACCCTCGCCTGAATGCCGAGCAAAGTCTTGAAGTTGCCTTCCAGATCGCGGATATGATTCGCTCCTAA
- a CDS encoding type I restriction enzyme HsdR N-terminal domain-containing protein, translated as MSEKISHHLVYGTLEDYLNGEELTDTDDERIRQRLSRMMVEEKGYGKNELQPRRFIETLFSRCYVRSTIELTLHLAGRDFLILRYGPGSLVSRERAAVAAARVLNPDYEIPLAVVTNGRDAELIDTSTGKILGYGLHSIPDRKSAELMLDNLVFPPPRKDKRRERELRILNAFDVERCCM; from the coding sequence ATGTCAGAAAAAATCTCACACCACCTGGTTTACGGCACCCTCGAAGACTATCTCAATGGCGAGGAGTTGACCGACACTGATGACGAACGCATCAGACAACGGCTCAGTCGTATGATGGTGGAAGAGAAAGGATATGGCAAGAATGAACTGCAGCCCAGACGCTTTATAGAAACTCTTTTTTCCCGATGTTACGTCCGCTCCACAATTGAACTGACACTCCACCTTGCCGGCAGGGATTTCCTGATATTACGCTATGGTCCCGGATCGCTTGTGAGCAGAGAGCGTGCTGCTGTTGCGGCGGCCAGAGTACTCAACCCGGATTACGAAATCCCTCTTGCCGTTGTCACAAATGGCAGAGATGCCGAACTTATTGATACTTCAACTGGCAAGATTCTCGGATATGGGTTACACTCTATTCCTGACCGAAAATCCGCGGAACTCATGCTGGACAATCTTGTCTTCCCCCCTCCCCGTAAAGATAAACGCAGGGAGAGGGAGTTGCGAATTCTCAATGCTTTTGACGTTGAGCGATGCTGCATGTAA
- the prmA gene encoding 50S ribosomal protein L11 methyltransferase — protein MKDSKNIVKITLTCAPQLVEVMEDYLVGVLEAAVETGVEDKLLEQTLHAFLEKESATEGELAETVMQLLSYGSEMATIFGVDKPKVEAALLEDEDWASNWKKHFAAFEITPGLIIKPTWQDYQPGPGEVVIEMDPGMAFGTGHHETTSLCMQLMQAALADSSSDTVLDVGTGTGILAMAAALFGSNKVVGIDNDPDAVAAAADNVAHNNLSDKVAIDITPLEEIESEYEVVVANIIHDVLISMREDLARCTAAGGSLILSGILAGEQADNISKCFQQVGFRCSDRKEQGEWAALRLIKAGTP, from the coding sequence ATGAAAGACTCAAAAAATATTGTGAAAATCACTCTTACCTGTGCACCGCAACTGGTTGAGGTGATGGAGGATTACCTGGTGGGTGTGCTGGAGGCTGCTGTGGAGACAGGAGTTGAAGATAAATTGCTGGAGCAGACACTCCATGCCTTTCTTGAAAAAGAGAGCGCAACAGAGGGAGAATTGGCTGAGACTGTGATGCAGCTGCTCTCGTATGGGTCTGAGATGGCAACTATATTTGGTGTGGACAAGCCAAAAGTCGAGGCAGCGCTGCTGGAAGATGAGGACTGGGCGAGCAATTGGAAAAAACACTTTGCAGCGTTCGAAATCACACCGGGTTTGATTATAAAACCGACCTGGCAGGACTATCAGCCAGGGCCTGGAGAGGTTGTAATCGAAATGGATCCGGGTATGGCTTTTGGTACTGGTCACCATGAAACAACCAGCCTCTGTATGCAGTTGATGCAGGCAGCGCTGGCGGATTCGTCTTCTGATACAGTTCTGGATGTTGGTACCGGAACAGGCATTCTTGCCATGGCGGCGGCACTCTTTGGTTCGAATAAAGTTGTCGGTATCGACAACGACCCGGATGCGGTAGCGGCGGCTGCGGACAATGTCGCCCATAACAATCTGAGCGATAAGGTGGCAATAGACATCACCCCTCTGGAGGAGATCGAAAGTGAATATGAGGTAGTTGTGGCGAATATTATCCACGACGTCCTAATATCGATGCGGGAGGACCTTGCAAGGTGCACTGCAGCTGGCGGGTCGCTGATTTTATCAGGGATACTTGCGGGGGAGCAGGCAGATAACATCAGCAAGTGTTTTCAACAAGTGGGATTCAGGTGTTCAGATCGCAAAGAGCAGGGGGAGTGGGCTGCTCTCCGATTGATAAAGGCCGGGACGCCGTAA
- a CDS encoding PilZ domain-containing protein — protein MSYERRIQERISPDIKARLSVSESVSRHTVGGTETVIANLSGGGAFLQTEQQLPLATKVGLAFSLSLADVRKLKILLSVDALRNLKEQHVLVEATGVVIRHEEHGVGIIFDSNYQFTPIKAP, from the coding sequence ATGAGCTACGAACGTCGCATCCAGGAAAGAATTTCTCCCGATATCAAGGCCAGGCTCTCTGTCAGCGAATCGGTCTCCCGTCATACCGTTGGAGGCACAGAAACGGTTATTGCCAACCTGAGCGGGGGTGGTGCGTTTCTGCAAACGGAACAGCAGTTACCGCTTGCCACCAAGGTAGGGCTTGCATTTTCACTCTCCCTGGCCGATGTCAGGAAACTGAAGATCCTTCTTTCCGTCGATGCGCTTCGCAACCTCAAAGAGCAGCATGTGCTCGTCGAAGCAACCGGAGTGGTAATCCGGCATGAGGAACATGGTGTCGGTATTATATTTGACTCCAACTACCAGTTCACTCCAATAAAAGCCCCCTGA
- a CDS encoding 16S rRNA (uracil(1498)-N(3))-methyltransferase has translation MRRFFFDKADREGDSIILDEGESRHITRVLRLEPGAEVELLDGEGGLYRACIETVTKRVKVNIVEVLPDDSTDRVPVTVVQGHLKGKKLELVIQKCTELGVSSMDLFWSSRCQGKLDDIRGGKKLERYQRIVESACKQCYRPDLMGLREAVDFYQLLDLYENKPGRLKLLFWEEERTTSLRDISFNEDEVSELMVLLGPEGGLTEQEVQAARDAGWHSVSLGKRILRAETATITAVSIGQYLVGNI, from the coding sequence ATGAGAAGATTCTTTTTTGATAAAGCAGATAGAGAAGGCGATTCGATAATTCTTGATGAGGGTGAGTCAAGACACATCACGAGAGTGCTCCGTCTTGAACCTGGAGCTGAAGTTGAGTTGCTGGATGGTGAAGGGGGGCTGTACCGCGCCTGTATTGAGACTGTGACGAAACGGGTAAAGGTAAATATTGTTGAGGTATTACCTGACGACAGCACTGATCGGGTACCGGTTACGGTCGTCCAGGGGCACCTCAAAGGCAAAAAGCTGGAGCTGGTAATCCAGAAATGTACAGAGCTTGGCGTGTCATCAATGGACCTGTTCTGGTCGAGCCGATGTCAGGGAAAACTGGACGATATTCGTGGTGGCAAAAAACTGGAGAGATACCAGCGGATTGTCGAGTCGGCGTGTAAACAATGTTATAGACCGGACCTTATGGGGTTGAGGGAAGCCGTCGATTTTTATCAGCTGCTCGACCTGTATGAAAATAAGCCGGGAAGATTGAAACTCCTCTTCTGGGAGGAGGAGCGTACAACCTCTCTGCGGGATATTTCCTTCAATGAAGATGAAGTCAGTGAACTCATGGTTTTGCTCGGTCCGGAAGGCGGTCTGACTGAGCAGGAAGTGCAGGCTGCAAGGGATGCGGGCTGGCACTCAGTAAGCTTGGGTAAAAGGATACTTCGAGCTGAGACAGCAACCATCACGGCTGTTTCTATCGGTCAATATCTGGTTGGCAACATCTGA
- a CDS encoding periplasmic heavy metal sensor — protein MKKAIIAATLISGLTISTAAFAYQGMGGANQQAGCRYSQYQQLDQETLAKIDQFRKDTQDLRKQMVVKQAEKRAMMKGTNPDPAAVGQLSGEIFDLHTSMTNKAKEAGVEQYVGHGKRHGSGMKGHGKGHGKGHGGHGKGNPNLQQNMPVMQQNSADQI, from the coding sequence ATGAAGAAAGCAATCATCGCCGCAACACTCATCTCAGGACTTACTATCTCAACCGCAGCATTCGCCTACCAGGGTATGGGGGGAGCAAATCAACAGGCCGGTTGCAGATATTCTCAATATCAACAACTCGACCAGGAAACTTTGGCAAAGATCGATCAGTTTCGTAAGGATACTCAGGATCTGCGGAAACAAATGGTGGTAAAGCAGGCAGAGAAAAGAGCCATGATGAAAGGGACCAACCCCGATCCTGCCGCTGTGGGCCAGCTTAGCGGTGAGATTTTCGATCTGCATACCAGCATGACCAATAAAGCCAAAGAGGCCGGCGTTGAGCAATATGTCGGGCATGGCAAACGCCATGGTTCAGGGATGAAAGGTCACGGTAAAGGCCATGGCAAAGGACACGGTGGCCACGGCAAAGGTAACCCGAACCTTCAGCAAAACATGCCTGTGATGCAGCAGAATTCAGCCGATCAAATCTGA